One Hyphomonadaceae bacterium BL14 genomic window, TCCCGGCGGCATTGGCCCACCAGGCCAGGCGTTCTGCAAGCGTGCCATCGCGCGTGCAGACCACACCGCCCACCATGTCGGAATGTCCGTTGATCAGTTTGGTGATCGAGGCCAGCGATACATCCGCGCCGTGTTCCAGTGGCCGCTGCAGCACCGGCGACAACACGGTATTGTCCACCACGCTCAGGGCACCGGCTTCACGCGCCAGCGCGCACGCTGCCGCCAGATCGGTCAGGCGCAGGCGTGGATTTGACGGGGTCTCGAAAAAGGCGAGCGCCGCGCCGGGTGCCAGGGCGCGGGCCAGCGCCTCCAGATCGGTGCAATCGGCATAGACCAGGTCAAACCCGCGCTGCGCCGCCCGCGCGTCGAACAGGCGGCGCGTGCCGCCATAGCAGTCATGGGCACAGACGATGCGCGCGCCGTTGGGCAGGTCATTGAGCACCAGATCAATGGCGGCCATGCCCGATGCGGTGACCACCGCGCCCGCTGCGCCCTCCAGATCGGCGATGGCGCGTCCCAGCATGTCCCGGCCCGGATGGGCGGTGCGGGCATAGTCGAACGCTCCGGGCACAGCCGGATCATTGCGGCGATAGGCAGCTGACAGGCTGACCGGCGCCACCACCGCGCCCTGCACCGGATCGGCATTGATGCCTGCGCGCGCCGCGCGGGTGTTGATGCGGCTCATGACCGCCCCGCCAGAAAGGCGTTGACCGCCTCGACCTCTTTGAGGAAGCCGTCGTGGCCATACAGGCTGTCAATGCAGGTGACGCTGGCGCGGGGCGCGCGGGCGGCACTGGCCTCCACATCCTGCGCCGGGACAAGCCGATCAGAATTGACCGCCAGAAAGCGCAGCGGCACGGCAATTGTCTCCATCGCAATATCCACCGCGTCCATGGACTGGGACAGGACCAGAAACCGTTCCGGGTCTGTCACCGCCGCATAGCGCGCACCGCAGGCGGCGAGATAGGATTGCGTGTCTGCGGGACTGGCGAACCGGCCGGCAAACTCTTCCGGTGTGCGGTAAGTTGTCATCGCCAGGCGCCGGGCCAGGTCCAGCGC contains:
- a CDS encoding PLP-dependent aspartate aminotransferase family protein: MSRINTRAARAGINADPVQGAVVAPVSLSAAYRRNDPAVPGAFDYARTAHPGRDMLGRAIADLEGAAGAVVTASGMAAIDLVLNDLPNGARIVCAHDCYGGTRRLFDARAAQRGFDLVYADCTDLEALARALAPGAALAFFETPSNPRLRLTDLAAACALAREAGALSVVDNTVLSPVLQRPLEHGADVSLASITKLINGHSDMVGGVVCTRDGTLAERLAWWANAAGTGGAAFDAFLALRGLRTLPVRARVQSQSAHLIAARLEVHRSVARVDYPGLAGHPGHAIAARQQDGFGPLLSFELTAGAHAARALTQRLALFTLAQSLGGVESLVSIPALMTHAAMSPQARADAGVGDGLVRLSVGLEDVEDLWADLDAALGAS